Proteins found in one Nitrospiria bacterium genomic segment:
- a CDS encoding peroxiredoxin: protein MKIFLSGLLLLGLIAGPDVGTGVFRAAAQSPGLAVEEGKPAPDFTLPDQDGKPVTLSEQRGKWVVLYFYPKDDSPGCTKEACSFRDNLTAIQQLDARVLGISVDSVESHKKFAEKFKLNFPILADDRQQVTAQYGVLASYMGMKVARRSTVVIDPQGVIRKIFPSVKPEDHALEIHRALVELRHSLKTMPNS from the coding sequence ATGAAAATATTTCTCTCAGGCCTCCTTCTCCTCGGCCTCATCGCCGGGCCGGACGTCGGCACCGGCGTCTTCCGGGCGGCCGCGCAGTCGCCGGGGCTGGCGGTGGAGGAGGGAAAACCCGCCCCCGATTTCACGCTTCCGGACCAGGACGGAAAGCCGGTGACGCTTTCGGAGCAGCGCGGAAAATGGGTCGTCCTGTATTTCTACCCGAAGGACGACAGCCCCGGCTGCACCAAGGAGGCCTGCTCCTTCCGCGACAATCTGACGGCCATCCAGCAACTGGACGCACGGGTCCTCGGCATCAGCGTCGACTCGGTCGAATCCCACAAAAAATTCGCGGAGAAATTCAAGCTGAACTTTCCGATCCTGGCCGACGACCGGCAGCAGGTCACCGCGCAATACGGCGTGCTCGCGAGTTATATGGGGATGAAGGTGGCCCGGAGGAGCACCGTGGTCATCGACCCGCAGGGCGTCATCCGAAAGATTTTTCCCTCCGTGAAACCGGAGGATCATGCCCTGGAGATCCACCGCGCACTGGTGGAGCTTCGTCACTCCCTGAAAACCATGCCGAATTCATAG